A single Candidatus Thalassolituus haligoni DNA region contains:
- a CDS encoding Tim44 domain-containing protein codes for MKSFWSLFTTVFLLLALVQPAEAGKKFGGGGFGKSFSTAPAQKKSAAPSSTQKDQPGVSNAQPAGKTAGSKTGLMGGMLGGLLAGGMFAYLLGSGAFDGIQFMDILLLALVGFVLFKLFAGRRPQPQSQPQAAGHQRHEPFQAAASEPDTVAQRNDLSAMMTPTGNEAPVNLPDDFDQIAFIGGALDHYRQVQQAWNDGDMNTIKEYVAPELYAELAQQRAAMADAPPQTEVLDLAADIVRAEQDGSVRQISVLFRGRSRDNGDHSEDGIFDTWHLERDMSIDNAPWLVVGIEAD; via the coding sequence ATGAAGTCCTTCTGGTCCCTGTTTACGACGGTTTTTCTGCTGTTGGCCTTGGTACAACCGGCTGAGGCAGGTAAAAAATTTGGCGGCGGCGGCTTTGGTAAAAGCTTTTCCACAGCCCCTGCCCAGAAAAAATCGGCAGCCCCTTCTTCCACTCAAAAAGATCAACCCGGTGTCAGCAATGCTCAACCTGCAGGCAAAACAGCGGGCAGTAAAACTGGTCTGATGGGCGGTATGCTCGGTGGCCTGCTCGCCGGTGGCATGTTTGCCTACCTGCTGGGCAGCGGTGCATTTGATGGCATCCAGTTTATGGACATCCTGTTGCTGGCATTGGTGGGGTTTGTACTGTTCAAACTGTTTGCCGGACGACGTCCACAGCCCCAATCGCAGCCACAAGCGGCGGGCCATCAACGACATGAACCCTTCCAGGCTGCAGCCAGTGAACCCGACACCGTGGCCCAGCGCAACGATCTGAGTGCCATGATGACCCCGACAGGCAACGAGGCACCGGTCAACCTGCCAGACGACTTTGACCAGATCGCCTTTATTGGCGGCGCACTGGATCATTATCGCCAGGTACAACAAGCCTGGAACGACGGTGATATGAACACCATCAAGGAATACGTTGCCCCCGAGCTGTACGCCGAACTGGCCCAACAACGTGCCGCCATGGCCGATGCGCCACCACAGACCGAAGTACTCGATCTTGCGGCCGACATCGTACGGGCAGAACAAGACGGCTCCGTGCGTCAAATCAGCGTCCTGTTCCGTGGCCGCAGCCGTGATAACGGTGACCACTCCGAAGATGGCATATTCGACACCTGGCATCTGGAGCGCGATATGTCGATCGACAACGCCCCCTGGCTAGTAGTTGGAATTGAAGCCGACTGA
- the dapC gene encoding succinyldiaminopimelate transaminase, with protein MNPDLSKLQPYPFEKLAKLKAAVSPNAALEHISLSIGEPKHPSPAFVQQAMIDNIQALENYPTTKGLPELSEACAHWLKRRFTLNRIDPVAQVIPVNGTREAIFAFAQAAVDRTQPHPLVLSPNPFYQIYEGAAYLAGAEPYFLPCMEATGFNADYASVPTDVWERCQLLFVCSPGNPTGSTLSIEQYKELIALADQYDFIVASDECYSELWVDGKEAPVGLLQACAELGRDDYDKCVVFHSLSKRSNLPGLRSGFIAGDAKLLKPFLLYRTYHGCAQPIQTQMAAIAAWNDEAHVEDNRRQYTQKFNTFIEILKPVIDIQQTDASFYLWLKTPIADDLFAQRLFAEQHITVLPGSYVSRTVNGINPGAGRVRMALVASVEECREAAQRIRSFIETLNTELAEPA; from the coding sequence ATGAATCCAGACCTGAGCAAACTCCAGCCCTATCCGTTTGAAAAGCTTGCAAAACTGAAAGCAGCTGTCAGCCCTAATGCGGCACTGGAGCATATATCCCTATCGATCGGCGAACCCAAACACCCGTCTCCGGCCTTTGTGCAACAGGCCATGATCGACAACATCCAGGCACTGGAAAACTACCCCACCACCAAAGGCCTGCCAGAACTCAGTGAAGCCTGCGCCCATTGGCTCAAGCGCCGCTTCACCCTCAATCGCATCGATCCTGTGGCCCAGGTTATTCCCGTCAACGGCACCCGCGAAGCCATCTTTGCCTTCGCCCAGGCCGCCGTCGATCGTACTCAGCCACACCCGCTGGTGCTCAGCCCGAACCCCTTTTACCAGATTTACGAAGGTGCAGCCTACCTCGCGGGTGCCGAACCCTACTTCCTGCCCTGTATGGAAGCAACCGGCTTTAACGCCGATTATGCCTCCGTACCAACTGACGTTTGGGAACGCTGCCAACTGCTGTTTGTCTGCTCACCGGGCAACCCGACCGGCTCGACCCTGAGTATTGAGCAGTACAAGGAACTGATTGCACTGGCCGACCAATACGACTTTATTGTGGCCTCGGACGAGTGTTACTCCGAGCTCTGGGTCGATGGCAAAGAAGCTCCGGTTGGCCTACTGCAAGCCTGCGCCGAACTGGGCCGCGACGACTACGACAAGTGCGTGGTATTCCACTCGTTGTCGAAACGCTCCAACCTGCCTGGCCTGCGCTCCGGTTTTATTGCGGGCGACGCCAAACTGCTGAAACCTTTCCTGCTGTACCGCACCTACCACGGTTGTGCCCAGCCAATTCAGACCCAAATGGCCGCCATCGCCGCCTGGAACGACGAAGCCCACGTGGAAGACAACCGCCGCCAGTACACGCAGAAATTCAACACCTTTATCGAGATACTCAAGCCAGTCATCGACATCCAGCAAACCGACGCCAGCTTCTACCTGTGGTTAAAAACCCCGATTGCCGATGACCTGTTTGCCCAGCGCCTGTTCGCCGAGCAGCACATCACCGTACTGCCCGGCTCCTACGTTTCCCGCACCGTGAATGGCATCAATCCCGGCGCTGGCCGCGTCCGCATGGCACTGGTCGCCAGCGTGGAAGAATGCCGCGAAGCCGCTCAACGCATCCGCAGCTTTATTGAAACACTAAACACCGAACTGGCTGAACCAGCCTGA
- a CDS encoding SufE family protein translates to MSLTPNPFGTDITTDDILDTLGFFDDWEERYKYIIELGKQLPSMPDDKKTEQHLIRGCQSQVWIDSDIIDGKLVLEADSDAHIVKGLLGVVLSAYNDKTPADALAFDIDGYFADIDLIKHLSPTRGNGIRAMVQRIKEIAAGA, encoded by the coding sequence GTGAGCCTGACCCCGAATCCCTTTGGCACCGACATTACCACTGACGACATCCTCGATACCCTCGGCTTTTTTGACGACTGGGAGGAACGCTACAAATACATCATCGAGCTCGGCAAGCAGCTGCCATCGATGCCAGACGACAAAAAAACCGAACAACACCTGATTCGTGGTTGCCAAAGTCAGGTGTGGATCGACTCCGACATCATCGACGGCAAGCTGGTATTAGAAGCCGATTCCGACGCTCATATCGTCAAAGGCCTGCTTGGCGTGGTGCTCAGTGCCTACAATGACAAAACGCCCGCTGACGCTCTCGCATTTGATATTGATGGCTATTTTGCTGATATTGACCTGATCAAACACCTCAGTCCTACCCGTGGTAACGGTATCCGCGCCATGGTGCAGCGGATTAAAGAAATCGCTGCTGGCGCTTGA